tttgacactgcacacgtgtcaaaatgtggttggacgatttcaaattaaaaaacaaactttggtttttttcttccaaacatacccctgtctcaacttttttaatttgaaatcgttcaatcatattttgacacgtgtacagtgtcaaaatagtgtcaaaaaatggtgttaaaatatcattttccttttgaatacaactcttattttattttacatatatgaATCCAAATAACATCTACTTTCTTAATTGTATTAAActacaactaaaataaaatttatatggtGGTAAATAGTGATgcaaatttaactttatttatattaattgagaaattttaagtttttacatTCACCATCGTGGAGCGtgttaatgatatttagatTAGTATAtggaaatgattttttttttctaaatataaatagtttttttttttgttatgtataATTGGATAGTGAAACATATAATATAGAACATTAATTACGGATACAAAATTGTTGTGgttttaaagtatattaaaaaatgaaacagaaaaaattgTCTATTTacactaaataaaatatctcaTTATATATGGttgtacatatatataataagtaatgAAAACACACGCATAACTGTCAACTGCCTTACCTATcacaattattaaataacaaattaaaaacattaatttttgcTTAGAAAACTCCATAAAGTTGGTTACGGGGAGAAATCAGACTTAACTAGTACTGTTGAACCGATTACATGAAGTTATGCAGAAAGAAAGTAGTAAAGTTATACAGAAAGAAAGTAAATAAGTTATGCAGAAATTGCAGAAACTGGTGTGGCTTTTGAGAAACTAAGAACAGTGCATTCACGATTTTGCAGATTGGGTTGAAGAGAAAAGCACAGCAGTGAACGTTGGAAAGGGAGGGGTAAACGTGCACGCAGGAAAAGGAGGTGGCACCAATGTCAACGTTGGAGGAAAAGGTGGAGGAGTTTCAGTCAATACAGGTCACAAGGGAAAGCCAGTGTATGTTAGAGTTGGACCAAAATCGCCATTTGTATACAATTACGCTGCCACAGAGACCCAATTACACGATGACACCACAGTGGCACTCTTCTTCAAGGAAAATGACTTGCATTATGGAACAAAAATGGACCTGCACTTCACTCCAAGTTCCAGCCAAGCCACCTTCTTGCCACGCCAAGTTGCAGATTCAATACCCTTTTCATCCAGCAAGGTGAACGATGTCTTCACCAAATTTTCCATCAAACCCGAGTCAGAGGAGGCTAATGCAGTGAAGAACACTCTTAGTGAATGTGAAGAAACCAGTATCAAGGGTGAGGAAAAGTACTGTGCCACTTCACTTGAGTCCATGGTTGATTTCAGCACTTCCAAGCTTGGAAAAAACCTTGTGGTTTTATCCACAGAAGTTGACAAAGAAACGGGGTTGCAGCAATACACCATAGCACCAGGAGTGAAGAAGATATCAGGAGATAAAGCTGTTGTGTGCCACAAGCAGAATTATCCTTATGCTGTTTTTTACTGCCACAAAACTGAGACCACCAGAACTTACTCTGTGCCTTTGGAGGGTGCTAACGGGATCAGAGTTAAAGCTGTGGCAGTGTGCCACACTGACACATCGCAATGGAACCCCAAACATTTGGCCTTTCAAGTGCTCAAGGTTAAACCAGGAACTGTTCCTGTCTGCCACTTTCTTCCCGAGGATCATGTTGTTTGGGTTCAAAAGTAGATTTGCGTTGAAGATCTTTTATCATCTTCCAGAATAATTAGTTTCAGTAGCATCTGCTACTTGCTCCATGCATGCATGTATTGTAATATGTAGTTTTCTTCATATGCATAATTTTCTCTTGTTTGTTTAGATATTTTAAGTGGCTTATGTATAAACTATGATGATGCATTGTGTGTTTTAATAGTGAATTGATATAGATGCCTTCTCTTACTGGTTGATGCTGTTattcaatcatttttttttaaattacttttaaaatgcTTGTTGATAAATTTATAGTTACCTAACATAGTTCACTGAAAGATATCTTATTTGACTATTGCAAGACATgtcactaaaaaaatatatcaatgttTGGAAAATACCTAaagttacttattttattagGAATTCctatacatttataaataaacttgtttttatatgtttattcatTGTTATATccaatatttaacaattttttatatcatcataatttattgacatttatttatgaaattaattttagtatttgttgaattacttttttagtttttatgtaATTCAAACTAAAGAAGTACttgatattataaattgaagaatcaatattttatcacatgatgtttctgtgaaaaattaaactcaataaatattgcaaaataaaaatttaatgtaacagtagttttaaataagaaataaataaaaatattaaaagaaaaaaataagttgatTAATTAGATGTATCTTCATTAAAATCGAAAAACATCATTCGTAGGCACGTGTTCCATGACTCTTTCAACAAAGGGTAACCTTGTTCTTTTTATTAGTGAGAGTTAATGAAGTTTTCaactcattttacttttttagagTAAAATTCGATTTGTAGATTGTTTTTTTTAGAGGTGTTAAACCCGATAAATAATGGTTGGTCTGTACTAAGTGGTCCCTATAACTTTTGTTATAAGCTTGcatgtaaataattttgtagttctTTTTTAATGAGCATAAATAATGAAAGTTCAATTTGTTCCTCTCCTTTCTATCTATGTTGAAGCTTTTAATCTATCTCTATCGTTATCATATTGAAAGAAACCAGTAAAACCTAATCTcttgatattataattttgtatccaATTGCATAGGTTATAATTTTATAGCAAAAGcttagaaaaattatgaaactcCTAATTATACAAAACAATGAGAAACTATGACTGATTTTAAAGGAAGACATAGGAATCCACACCTATGCCTATTGGAAATTCAAAcaactttaattatgtttataaactaaatataaaagaggCACTAgataataattcatttaatcTTTAAGTGTTTTAAACTCGATTCACATAACACTATTATTTTGATCTtggttattttgttatttttgatatTGTATTTTAGTTCCATTatcaaaacatgtttaaatgaattaaaaaagaaaattttttactttaagtttttatatgAGCCAAAggataaacttttatattacgCTTTGGTTGCCTtcaaaaccaaaacataaaacaataaaaaaaaagattgaaaatcaTTACTACAAAGTTTGTCGATAGAAAACTTTTATATTCCGCTTTGGTTGCCTtcaaaaccaaaacataaaacataaaaaaaaaaattgaaaatcatcactacaaagtttgtcaataGACAACGTTATTTAGGCATTATCTTTTGTCAATAGACAATGTTAGTTAAACATTATCTATTAGGGAGACAATGTTAGTTAGGCATTATTAGGGCTTTGTTTAATAAACagtacttataaaaaaaatgctatataataacatttaatagataacgcttatttgtaaaaatattatctacTGACATTTCAAAAGACAATGTTTTTTACATGGATGATaatattttcacaatattttttaataatttttttacaaggaaacatatgtcattattttattgatatatttaaatttacgtttaaaaaaatatttaaaacagatcaatcccaaactgttatatatatatatatatatatattgtcaaaaaattattaaaaaatgtaaaaaacacttttttcttttttatataagtgCTCTTTGTCAagcaattatataataatatttaaaagataacgtttatttgtaaaaatgttGTCTACTGACATTTCAGAACACAATGCTTTTTACATAAGTGTTCTCTGTCAAGCCAGTAATATACAACACTTATATCTCCAAGCGCTCAATGTATGGTTTAAATAGACAACGCTTCTTATGAAAAGTGTTCTCTATGAGTATCAACTACACTTCAAAAGACAATACTTGTTTAAAAAACGTTGTTTATTGGTtcgaaatttttaatttttttttataaatgacaATTGTTTAAAGAAATcttaaaatttggaaaaatatgAGAAAGCCAAAAGTCACAAAAAAGAATGCTCATTACTTCAAAGGATCACATTAGAATAATATTCTGAAAtgcttaaaaataaacaaaacatagagaaacaaaaaaaacacaaatgGCAAGGCAAACGGCTTCCCAACATGTTGCCAATAAGTtcctatttttaacattttgttaGTCAAACATAACTACGTAGGTTGTGCAATGTCATCAAAAGTGTAGTTTAAACCGCTCAAAGTCCAATGCGTATCATGATTTCATTGCTAAACTCACTCATACCCAAAGTCCAGTGCACTTTTATTAGGCAACATGCAAGCATTAAAATGAAATCTATATATTCAAATCAGCAATGACATAGTTTTATAAGACAATATACAAACATAACATACTAACTAtttattaataagataaaaacaccCATCTTTCTTAACTTCAATGATTTGATTGTCATCTTTAAAAATACTGTATATGTAATAAAAGTTCACAgctacaaattaaaaaaagaataaaaaggtaATTAGTAAAAATGAAAGGACTAGTTAAATAGAACTTCAAAACATACACAAAACATAAAGGAGAAAATTTCACTGCTCATAAATAAGACTTTTACAATTTCACTAATTTCAGAGCAATAAACTTAAGAGCCTTAGACCCATATAACAAGACTTTCCTTTCATAGCATTATTTACTTCAGCAAGTTCATTTTATAGCTGTCACAAAAAACTATCATTGGTTAAGTCCAAAAGGTCTCTAACCACGACACCAAGACCATGACTTGGAGTGGTATTTCTAAAAATGCATTCCCTGTGTTGTTTCCATATATATGGACCAATGATAATCTGATTATGTTTTATTGACTGTTTCATCACATAAGACAAAAGTCATCATAACATGTATGCCCCTGCATAACATGTTTGGACTGCACCGAACAATAAGCAAAGTCTCTAACTTCGACTAATATATGGAGTTTCCAAATATGCTTGCAAGAAAACACATCAACGTATAATGAGCAAATAGTATTTTACTTTGAGATGTCATAATGCCCAAATTTCATAGAGAACGATCCCCAAAAACCACCTTTGTTTACCCAATTTTCTTtcctattttaaattaaatacagAAAATATAACACGAAGAGTAAAATCTAATGACATAACAAATTGaggttttaaaattttctaaattcataTACAATGTTTGCAACGAAACATAGCAGCAACAGCAGCTATCCACTACCAGAAGAGCGAGGAAGATTGATTTTATTAGCCATGTCCCCATGTACGAGATCCCTAATTACACCttatattaaaagagaaaacacacacacacacacaaaaaaaaaaagaaaacaaaaatctgtCCTTGTCATTTTACCTTTGAAGGGCAGAATCAATGCAAGTTGCTGCTAGATTCTAGTTTCTTGATTggtgttattttctttagacTTTTCGCTCTGGTGGGTTAAAATGGGAAGACATAAAAAAGGGGATAGAGTTTGCAGAAAAATGGCATCACACTGAAAAAGTGCGAAGTGAAGGCAGTGATGATAGAATAGTACAAGTGAGGAAGAAGCAGTGAAATCTTAACACAGCTGCAA
This DNA window, taken from Vigna radiata var. radiata cultivar VC1973A chromosome 5, Vradiata_ver6, whole genome shotgun sequence, encodes the following:
- the LOC106762753 gene encoding BURP domain protein RD22; protein product: MENLLLPIFALLTLAVVATHGALPPEVYWKSVLPNTPIPKAVTDVLHPDWVEEKSTAVNVGKGGVNVHAGKGGGTNVNVGGKGGGVSVNTGHKGKPVYVRVGPKSPFVYNYAATETQLHDDTTVALFFKENDLHYGTKMDLHFTPSSSQATFLPRQVADSIPFSSSKVNDVFTKFSIKPESEEANAVKNTLSECEETSIKGEEKYCATSLESMVDFSTSKLGKNLVVLSTEVDKETGLQQYTIAPGVKKISGDKAVVCHKQNYPYAVFYCHKTETTRTYSVPLEGANGIRVKAVAVCHTDTSQWNPKHLAFQVLKVKPGTVPVCHFLPEDHVVWVQK